The segment TGCGGGCGCTCGCTGAGGTGCGCCTCGCTCCGATCGCGGCCGCGCTCGCGCTCTATCTCGCCGGGCAGGTGCTCAGCACCTACAAGTGGAGCCTGCTTGGCCGGTCGGTCGGCCTGGAGCAGCCCGTCAGCCAGTACGCGCGCTTCTACTTCACCGGCATGTTCTTCAACCTCTTCGGGCCGAGCACGCTCGGCGGCGACGTCGTGCGGGCCCTCTACCTCGCGGACGGACGGCGGCCGGGCCTGGCGATCAACTCGGTGGTCTTCGACCGGGTGAGCGGGCTCGCCGTTCTGATGGCGCTCGGGGCGGCGGCGCTGCTCGCCTTCCCGGAGTACGGCCTGCCGTGGCTGCTCACCGCCGCGCTGGTGACGGGAGGCGTCCTGCTCGTCCTTGGCTGGTGGATGTGTCCCCGCCTGGTCCGGCTCCTCCCGGAGGGGAATCGGCTCCGCCGACAGGTCGAGAGCGAGCTCGGACCGTTCTGGCGCGATCGACGGCTCCTGGCGCGCGCGGCGGGCGTGTCGCTCGTCTTCCATCTCTCGCAGGTCGGCGTGCAGTACGTGCTGGTGCGTGCGGCGGGCGCAGCCGTCCCTTTCTCGTACTGCCTGGTCTTTCACCCTGTGATCAGCGTGATGGCGGCCGTCCCGCTCACCGTGGCCGGCATCGGCGGTCTCGGCGGCTACCTGTACTTCCTCACCCGCATCGACGTCGACGACTCGATCGCGGTGACGACGGGCGTGCTCTGGGTCGCGGTGACCATATTCGCCGATCTGGTGGGCGGGGCGGTCTTCATGGCCTCCGGGGCGACACTGCCCCGGCTGCGCGCGAAGCCGGCGCAGCCGGTGGACGCCTCGGCGGCCTGACGGCAGGTGACGCCGCGCGGGCTCGGGCGAGCTGGCTCGAGCCCATGCGGGCGGCTACGCCCACGCCGCCGCGAGCTGAATCGCGGCCAGCGTGACCTCGGCGGCCGCCACCATGTCGCTCACCTTGAGCCACTCGCTCGTGGTGTGGATGTCGCGCATGCCCGTGCCGAGGTTCACCACCTCGAGGCCGCGGCGGTTGAGCACGTTGGCGTCGCAGCCGCCGCCCATGCCGGCGGCGGCGATGGTGCGGCCGGTGCGCGCGGCGGCGGCAGCGACGAGGCGCATGATGGCGGAGTCCTCGGCGACGGCCATCGGCTCGTAGGCCACCTCGACCTGCACCTCGACGCGCGCGCCGGGGTGGCGGGCGGCGGCCTCCTCGAAGCAGGCCCGCATGTGCTCGGTCTGGGCGGCGAGGCGCGCGAGGTCGTGGCTCCGCGCCTCGCCGCGCACGCGCACCTCGTCGGGGACGATGTTGGTCGCCCGGCCGCCCTCGATGCGCCCCAGGTTGGCGGTGGTCTCCGCGTCGATGCGTCCGAGCCGCATGCTGGCGATCGCCTCCGCGGCGACCCGGATCGCGCTCACGCCGCGCTCGGGCGCCATCCCGGCGTGCGCCGCCTTGCCGCGCACCACGACCTCGATATGGTTGGCGCCCGGTGCGCGCGTGAAGGCGAAGCCGACGGCGTCGCTGTCGAAGACGAGGCCGCGCCGGGCGCGCACGCGCGAGAGGTCCAGGTGCTTCGCGCCGAGCAGGCCCACCTCCTCGCAGATCGTGAACACCACGTCGAGCGGCGGATGGCGGAGCCCGTGCTCGCGGCACGCGCGCACGCACTCGCAGATGAGGGCCACGCCCGACTTGTCGTCGCCGCCGAGGACCGTCTTGCCGTCGGTGCGGATGACGTCGTCCTCGACGATCGGCTTGACGCCCTCGCCGGGGACGACCGTGTCCATGTGCGCGCAGAGGAGGAGCGCCGGCGCGTCGGCGGTGCCCGGCACCTGCGCGATCAGGTTGCCCGTCTCGCCGCCGAGCTCGACCCCCGCGTCGTCGAAGCTCACCTGGGCGCCCAGGGCGCCGAGCTCGCGCGCGAGGCGCGCCGCGATCCGTCCCTCGCGGCGCGAGTGGCTGTCGATCTGGACGAGCTCCAGGAAGAGCGACTTGAGACGCGCGCGCTCGATCACGAGCGGCGGACACTACCACGGCGCTCGGCTTGTCGCACGCCGGGCGGGGACGTATCGTCACGCGCGTGGCGGACGCAGACGAGGTCCTGATCGCCGGCGCGGGGGCGCTCGGCTCGGTGGTGGGCGGGATGCTCGCCGCGGCCGGGTGGCCGGTCACGCTCCTCGGCCGGCGGGCGCACATGGAGGCGGTCGGCGCGAGCGGGCTCGCGATCGACGGGCTCTTCGGCACGCACCGTGTCCGCGGGCTCCGCTGCGCGACCGGTCCTGCCCAGCTCGACGGGCCGTATGCCGCCGCCTTCCTGACCGTGAAGGCATACGATACGGCGGCGATGGCGGCCGCGGTGGCGCCGCGCCTCGCCCGCGACGGCTTCCTGCTCTCGCTCCAGAACGGGCTCGGCAACGTGGAGGCCGCGGAACGCGCCGTCGGCGCCGAGCGCGTGCTCGGGGCGCGCGTCATCTTCGGCGCCGAGCTGGTCGCGCCGGGGCAGGTCCGCGTCACCGTGTACGCGGATCCCGTGCTGATCGGGAGCCCGGATCCCAGCGACACGCGGCGGCAGGCGGCGGCGGCCCGCTGGGCCGCGGAGCTGTCCGCGGCGGGCATCCCGGCCAGGCTGACCGGCGCACTCGTGGCCGAGCTGTGGGCCAAGGTGCTCTACAACGCGGCGCTCAATCCGCTCGGCGCGCTCCTCGGCGTGCCATACGGGGAGCTTCCCGCCGATCGCGACACGCGCATGATAATGGACGCGGTCATCGAGGAGGCCTTCGCCGTGGCGCGGGCCGAGGGCGTGGAGCTCACCTGGCCCGACGCCGCTGCCTACCGGGACGCCTTCTACGGCCGCCTCGTGCCCTCGACGGCCGCCCATCGGTCCTCGATGCTCCAGGACATCGAGCGCGGCCGGCCGACCGAGATCGACGCCATCAACGGGCAGGTCGCCGCGCGCGGCGCCGCGCACGGCGTGCCGACGCCGGTGAACGCGACCCTCGCGCGCCTGATCCGCGCCCGCACCCGCGCCGGGTGCGGGCGAGAGGACTCGCGATGGAGCACCTGAGGCTCGCGCGCACCGCGCTGGACCAGATGCTCGCCCACGCGCGCGCGACGCACCCGGAGGAGTGCTGCGGCGCCGTCCTCGAGCTGGGCGGCCGCGACGTCGTGCGGCGCTTCACGAACATCCAGGGCCGCCTCCGTCGCGAGGATCCGGCGGCCCATCCGCGCGACGCCGAGACGGCCTACGCGCCCGAGCCGAAGGAGCTCTTCGCGGCGCTCAGGGAGGGCGAGGCGCCGGGCGCGCGGGTGAAGGCCTTCTACCACTCCCACACCCGCGTCGGCGCCTACTTCTCGGGCGAGGACCGGGCGCGTGCCATGTTCGGCGACGAGCCCGCGTACCCGGAGGTGGTGTACGTGGTCGTCTCCGACAGCCGCACGCCGGGCGAGGCACGCGCCTTCCGCTGGAGCGAGAGTGCGCGGGACTTCGTCGAGGTGCCGATCGAGGTCTGTTAGGCGCGGGTGGTCCTCTTCTATCCCTTCTCAACGTCTCCGGCCGCTGCTACGCTGGCCGCGCCATGAGGAAGGCAGCCGTCTACGCCGCGGCCGGCATCCCCGAGTACTGGATCGTCAACCTGCACGACGACGTCGTCGAGGTATCGCGCGCCCCGCAACGCGAGGCCCGTGCCTACACCGAGACGCGCGTCGCCCGCCGCGGCGAGCGCCTCGAGCTGGTCGCACTACCGGGGACGAGCGCCGCGGTGGACGATCTCCTCCCCGAGGACTGAGCGGGACGCCGGGCGCCCATGACGGAGCGCCGCCCGACCGACCTCGGGACCACCATCGCCGGCATCCGCTTCCCGTTCTGCACGATGAACGCCGCGGGGGCCTGGTCGTCGACCGTAAGCGAGCTGCGCGCGCTCGCCCGCTCCGCGACCGGGGCGATCGTGCTCAAGACCGCGACCTGGCATCCCTTCGTCCACCCCGCGTACCGCTCGCTCCACAACCCCGGCCACGACAAGCTCCTCCCGCTCGTGCGCGAGCTCGCGACGCAGGCGCCCTGCCCCGTCGTCGCGAGCATCGCGGGCACGACGGCGGACGAGTACGCGAACCTGGCGCGCGCCTTCGGCGAGGCGGGCGCCGCGATGGTCGAGGCGAACCTGGCCGACCCGTGGGTGGCGGCGACGCTGGCGCCGTGGGAGGAGCGCGACATCCTGCGCGAGCTGCTCGCGAAGCTGGCCGCGAGCGCGGCCGTGCCCGTCGCGGTGAAGCTGCCCGAGCGGATCGGCGTCCCCTACCGCGCCCTCGGCGCGGCACTGGCCGAGGCCGGCATCCACGTCGTGGTCGCGCGGAACGACTTCGCCGGCCTCGAGAAGCTCCGCCTGGAAGCGGGCGCGGGCCTCGAGCTGATCGCGGTCGGCGGCATCCAGTCCGGCTACGACGTCGCGCGGGCGCTCTCCAAGGGCGCGCGCGCGGTGCAGGTGGGCGCGGCGCTCGTGGCCGAGGGGCCGGGCATCTTCGCCCGCCTGGCACACGAGATGCGCGTGGCGCGCGGCGAGCGCGGGGAGTAAGCTCCCGCTCGTGGCGCTCGACTGGAGCCGCATCACCTTCACCGAG is part of the Deltaproteobacteria bacterium genome and harbors:
- a CDS encoding flippase-like domain-containing protein, which codes for MLSDRLLGGRHARWLGRVLVSLALVVYILVDVDTEDLVRALAEVRLAPIAAALALYLAGQVLSTYKWSLLGRSVGLEQPVSQYARFYFTGMFFNLFGPSTLGGDVVRALYLADGRRPGLAINSVVFDRVSGLAVLMALGAAALLAFPEYGLPWLLTAALVTGGVLLVLGWWMCPRLVRLLPEGNRLRRQVESELGPFWRDRRLLARAAGVSLVFHLSQVGVQYVLVRAAGAAVPFSYCLVFHPVISVMAAVPLTVAGIGGLGGYLYFLTRIDVDDSIAVTTGVLWVAVTIFADLVGGAVFMASGATLPRLRAKPAQPVDASAA
- a CDS encoding M67 family metallopeptidase, whose amino-acid sequence is MEHLRLARTALDQMLAHARATHPEECCGAVLELGGRDVVRRFTNIQGRLRREDPAAHPRDAETAYAPEPKELFAALREGEAPGARVKAFYHSHTRVGAYFSGEDRARAMFGDEPAYPEVVYVVVSDSRTPGEARAFRWSESARDFVEVPIEVC
- a CDS encoding 2-dehydropantoate 2-reductase codes for the protein MADADEVLIAGAGALGSVVGGMLAAAGWPVTLLGRRAHMEAVGASGLAIDGLFGTHRVRGLRCATGPAQLDGPYAAAFLTVKAYDTAAMAAAVAPRLARDGFLLSLQNGLGNVEAAERAVGAERVLGARVIFGAELVAPGQVRVTVYADPVLIGSPDPSDTRRQAAAARWAAELSAAGIPARLTGALVAELWAKVLYNAALNPLGALLGVPYGELPADRDTRMIMDAVIEEAFAVARAEGVELTWPDAAAYRDAFYGRLVPSTAAHRSSMLQDIERGRPTEIDAINGQVAARGAAHGVPTPVNATLARLIRARTRAGCGREDSRWST
- a CDS encoding M20/M25/M40 family metallo-hydrolase, encoding MIERARLKSLFLELVQIDSHSRREGRIAARLARELGALGAQVSFDDAGVELGGETGNLIAQVPGTADAPALLLCAHMDTVVPGEGVKPIVEDDVIRTDGKTVLGGDDKSGVALICECVRACREHGLRHPPLDVVFTICEEVGLLGAKHLDLSRVRARRGLVFDSDAVGFAFTRAPGANHIEVVVRGKAAHAGMAPERGVSAIRVAAEAIASMRLGRIDAETTANLGRIEGGRATNIVPDEVRVRGEARSHDLARLAAQTEHMRACFEEAAARHPGARVEVQVEVAYEPMAVAEDSAIMRLVAAAAARTGRTIAAAGMGGGCDANVLNRRGLEVVNLGTGMRDIHTTSEWLKVSDMVAAAEVTLAAIQLAAAWA